From the Desulfovibrio sp. JY genome, one window contains:
- a CDS encoding MogA/MoaB family molybdenum cofactor biosynthesis protein translates to MPDPLRLLADAPLALAAADRLHLVETTAPEYVPRLTVAAGRLPRLAPGTVLTPAAGPTLRIEGAFSRPGEGDIPASRVHVATVLTPGDLPAGEIAFATEKSGLALAWITLSDKGSQGLRADTAGPAIATACAAALPVALAKGHIIPDEPAMLKALLVDLALTQGYDLIVTTGGTGLSPRDTTPESTLAVIEKRLPGFETAMLTASLAKTPHAMLSRAVAGTLGQAIIVNVPGSPKAVRETLAAILPAIPHGLDKLRGDPSDCAQVSG, encoded by the coding sequence ATGCCCGACCCGTTGCGCCTTCTCGCCGATGCACCGCTTGCCCTGGCCGCCGCCGACCGTCTGCATCTCGTGGAAACAACCGCCCCGGAATACGTCCCGCGCCTGACCGTCGCCGCCGGCCGGCTGCCGCGCCTGGCTCCCGGCACGGTCCTGACGCCCGCCGCCGGTCCGACCCTGCGGATCGAAGGCGCGTTCTCCCGACCCGGCGAGGGCGATATCCCCGCCAGCCGCGTCCATGTCGCCACAGTCCTGACCCCCGGCGACCTGCCCGCCGGCGAAATCGCCTTCGCCACCGAAAAGTCCGGCCTGGCCCTGGCCTGGATCACCCTCAGCGACAAGGGCAGCCAGGGACTTCGCGCCGATACCGCCGGCCCGGCCATCGCCACGGCCTGCGCCGCCGCCCTGCCCGTCGCCCTGGCCAAAGGACACATCATCCCCGACGAACCCGCCATGCTCAAGGCCCTGCTCGTCGACCTCGCCCTCACCCAGGGCTACGACCTCATCGTCACCACCGGCGGCACCGGCCTGTCCCCCCGCGACACCACCCCCGAATCGACCCTCGCCGTCATCGAAAAACGCCTGCCCGGATTCGAAACGGCCATGCTCACCGCCTCCCTGGCCAAAACGCCCCATGCCATGCTCTCCCGCGCCGTCGCCGGGACCCTCGGCCAGGCCATCATCGTCAACGTGCCCGGCTCGCCCAAAGCCGTGCGTGAGACCCTGGCCGCCATCCTGCCCGCTATCCCCCACGGTCTCGACAAGCTGCGCGGCGACCCCAGCGATTGCGCCCAGGTGTCGGGGTAG
- the rfbA gene encoding glucose-1-phosphate thymidylyltransferase RfbA, with translation MKGIILAGGSGTRLYPITRVVSKQLLPIYDKPMIYYPLSVLMLAGIRDILIISTPSDLPRFKEMLGDGTSLGMSFSYKVQPKPEGLAQAFLLGKEFIGNDTVSLVLGDNIFYGQGLATVLQRCAKLTDGGIVFGYKVRDPHRYGVVEFDAQRNVISIEEKPKEPKSKFAVTGLYFYDNDVVSIAEGLKPSPRGELEITDLNNVYLRCGKLKVEFLGRGYAWLDTGTHESLLQASSFVQAMQERQGVLVACPEEIAFRMGYITAGEVEKLASDMLKNAYGQYLMEMIREA, from the coding sequence ATGAAAGGCATCATACTGGCTGGCGGTTCGGGGACGCGGCTTTATCCGATTACGCGGGTGGTGAGCAAGCAGCTTTTGCCCATCTACGACAAGCCCATGATCTACTATCCGCTGTCCGTGTTGATGCTGGCCGGCATCCGGGACATCCTCATCATTTCCACACCGTCGGACCTGCCCCGGTTCAAGGAAATGCTCGGCGACGGCACGAGTCTCGGCATGTCGTTTTCCTACAAGGTGCAGCCCAAGCCCGAGGGGCTGGCCCAGGCGTTTTTGCTCGGCAAGGAATTCATCGGCAACGACACGGTGAGCCTGGTTCTTGGGGACAACATCTTTTACGGCCAGGGGCTGGCCACGGTGTTGCAGCGCTGCGCCAAGCTGACGGACGGCGGCATCGTCTTCGGCTACAAGGTGCGCGATCCGCACCGCTATGGCGTGGTGGAATTCGACGCGCAAAGAAACGTCATCAGCATCGAGGAAAAGCCCAAGGAGCCCAAGTCCAAGTTCGCGGTGACGGGGCTGTATTTCTACGACAACGATGTGGTGTCGATCGCCGAGGGACTGAAGCCTTCGCCGCGCGGCGAGCTGGAGATCACGGACCTCAACAACGTGTACCTGCGGTGCGGCAAGCTCAAGGTGGAATTTCTGGGCCGCGGCTATGCCTGGCTCGACACCGGCACCCATGAGTCGCTGTTGCAGGCGTCGAGTTTCGTGCAGGCCATGCAGGAGCGGCAAGGGGTCCTGGTGGCCTGTCCCGAGGAGATCGCCTTCCGCATGGGCTACATCACGGCCGGCGAGGTGGAAAAGCTGGCCAGCGACATGCTCAAGAACGCCTATGGCCAATATCTGATGGAGATGATCCGGGAGGCGTAG
- a CDS encoding GAF domain-containing protein, translating to MAAGLGTTLVLAVVLTVTASWYREHLWLTWDLWGLRFFYIAVVLLALVPGLLVGLLVDRQARLRKALTRRGQEIDAARAELVRTNQALVALGAVNHELVRARDRESFLESACRVLVEKSGYGLVWVGMAEPGPDKRVRIAARAGENALWLDSLDIRYDEGPRGRGPAASAIRSGRMTVVSDFREAVFFKEWPDRPAALDRYASAVAFPLVVDGRVVGALSIYEPQPREFSQEEIELLDQMTADVSHGLHFLHVSAARVRTATLLRQALRASAAMTDTARGLVAGDLDLSGMAALVLGRALTLTDSPAGAIGLVDQRTGRVDWLATTGPNGRVAPQRCADCEFYPDNLGHYSGPFAATLNAGTVIRQNEPVSLDAYVPCISRQGLGSRFLAMPLRHAQYGPRGLILLTGADRPYAERDTRAVQRLATLFDVGAARLEVKEELVSAKRRAEAANEAKTQFLANISHELRTPINGIMGMAQLAILEGATGREAEYWQTVRDSTDKLVEIVDNLLELANVESGSLSPMLREFSLHRLLASLRDAFSVRAGLAGLNLSLEIDPVIPDKLLGDPFRLRQIIANLLGNAIRFTPTGGVSVAVRPYDHRQPGTASRVHVSKDFSGVCLAITVTDTGVGIAKEKQAAIFESFTLGEDCLTKRFGGTGMGLSIANRIAELLGGSIEVESQPGFGSSFTVTLPMWPVAATPAEAEAPPAVLPPLRFLVVEDEAVNRLALARSLRKLGHTVFEAGNGEEALRQLSLERVDVVIMDVQMPVMDGLAAVAHIRNGEVPGASRRLPVVALTAYALEGDRKRFLAAGMDEFVTKPCEMEQLLRAVAKVVAA from the coding sequence ATGGCGGCGGGCCTTGGCACGACTCTCGTGCTGGCCGTGGTGCTGACGGTCACCGCTTCCTGGTATCGTGAGCATCTCTGGCTGACGTGGGACCTGTGGGGCTTGCGTTTCTTTTATATCGCGGTCGTGCTGCTGGCGCTGGTGCCGGGACTTCTGGTCGGGCTTCTGGTCGACAGGCAGGCCAGGTTGCGGAAAGCGCTTACGCGACGCGGCCAGGAGATCGACGCCGCCCGGGCCGAGCTCGTCCGGACCAACCAGGCCCTGGTGGCTCTCGGCGCGGTCAATCATGAGCTTGTCCGGGCCAGGGACCGGGAATCCTTTCTGGAAAGCGCGTGCCGGGTGCTGGTGGAAAAATCCGGCTACGGCCTGGTCTGGGTGGGCATGGCCGAGCCGGGGCCGGACAAGCGGGTTCGCATCGCGGCCCGGGCCGGCGAGAATGCCCTTTGGCTCGACTCCTTGGACATCCGCTACGACGAGGGGCCCCGGGGAAGAGGTCCGGCGGCCTCGGCCATCCGCAGCGGACGCATGACCGTGGTGTCCGACTTTCGGGAGGCGGTATTTTTCAAGGAATGGCCCGACCGGCCGGCGGCTTTGGATCGTTACGCCTCGGCCGTGGCCTTCCCGCTCGTCGTGGACGGCCGGGTGGTCGGCGCCCTGTCCATTTACGAGCCGCAGCCGCGCGAATTCAGCCAGGAAGAAATCGAGCTGCTCGACCAGATGACCGCCGACGTCTCCCACGGACTGCATTTTCTCCATGTTTCGGCGGCGCGTGTTCGCACGGCAACGCTGTTGCGCCAGGCGCTGCGCGCCAGCGCGGCCATGACCGACACGGCCCGGGGGCTGGTGGCCGGCGATCTCGACCTGTCCGGCATGGCCGCCCTGGTCCTCGGACGGGCGCTCACCCTCACCGACAGCCCGGCCGGGGCCATCGGTCTTGTGGACCAGCGCACGGGGCGTGTGGACTGGCTGGCGACCACCGGCCCGAATGGACGCGTGGCGCCCCAACGGTGCGCGGATTGCGAATTCTACCCCGACAACCTCGGCCACTATTCCGGCCCCTTTGCCGCCACCCTCAACGCGGGGACGGTCATCCGGCAAAACGAACCGGTTTCCCTGGACGCGTACGTGCCGTGCATTTCCCGGCAGGGGCTGGGCAGCCGTTTCCTGGCCATGCCGTTGCGCCACGCCCAATACGGGCCACGGGGGCTTATCCTGCTGACCGGAGCCGACCGGCCCTACGCCGAACGCGACACCAGGGCGGTGCAGCGGCTGGCCACGCTGTTCGACGTGGGCGCGGCCCGGCTGGAAGTCAAGGAGGAGCTTGTTTCCGCCAAGCGCCGGGCCGAGGCGGCCAACGAGGCCAAGACCCAGTTTTTGGCCAACATCAGCCACGAGCTGCGCACGCCCATAAACGGCATCATGGGCATGGCCCAGTTGGCGATCCTCGAGGGGGCCACCGGACGCGAGGCCGAATACTGGCAGACCGTGCGCGATTCCACCGACAAGCTGGTGGAGATCGTCGACAACCTGCTGGAACTGGCCAATGTCGAATCCGGCTCCCTTTCACCCATGCTGCGCGAATTTTCCCTGCACCGGCTGCTGGCTTCGCTGCGCGACGCGTTTTCGGTGCGGGCCGGGCTGGCCGGGCTGAACCTTTCCCTGGAGATCGATCCGGTCATTCCGGACAAGCTGCTTGGCGATCCGTTCCGGCTGCGCCAGATCATTGCCAACCTGCTCGGCAACGCCATCCGCTTCACCCCGACCGGGGGCGTGTCCGTGGCGGTGCGGCCCTACGACCACCGGCAACCGGGAACGGCCTCGCGGGTCCACGTGTCCAAGGACTTTTCCGGCGTATGCCTGGCCATTACGGTCACCGACACCGGAGTGGGCATCGCCAAGGAAAAGCAGGCCGCCATTTTCGAGAGCTTCACCCTGGGCGAGGACTGCCTGACCAAGCGCTTCGGCGGCACGGGCATGGGGCTGTCCATCGCCAACCGCATCGCGGAGCTGCTTGGCGGCAGCATCGAAGTGGAAAGCCAGCCGGGTTTTGGCAGCAGTTTCACCGTGACCCTGCCCATGTGGCCCGTTGCCGCGACGCCGGCCGAGGCGGAGGCGCCGCCGGCCGTGCTGCCGCCGCTCAGGTTTCTGGTGGTGGAGGACGAGGCGGTCAACCGGCTGGCCCTGGCCCGCAGCCTGCGCAAGCTCGGGCATACGGTGTTCGAGGCCGGCAACGGCGAGGAGGCGTTGCGCCAGCTGTCCCTGGAACGGGTGGACGTGGTCATCATGGACGTGCAGATGCCGGTGATGGACGGGCTGGCGGCGGTCGCCCACATCCGTAACGGCGAGGTGCCGGGCGCAAGCCGGCGGCTGCCGGTGGTGGCGCTGACGGCCTACGCCCTGGAAGGGGACCGCAAGCGGTTCCTGGCGGCCGGCATGGACGAGTTCGTGACCAAACCCTGTGAGATGGAGCAGCTTTTGCGGGCCGTGGCCAAGGTGGTGGCAGCATAA
- a CDS encoding glycosyltransferase family 39 protein has protein sequence MTPQHRRNNLVNLLLSILAVGPFLYYTLARYINLDFWYDELTTFLLYACVPLKKTVTDYSFPNNHIFLNILNNVYLYCIGLHDLHELVLHPWAIRLLMLAYALIFLLFLFLIGRKLYDTQTGILGAAVAATSIPFYNFATQVRGYILSMALLAAGLYFAIDYAQRRKIRSLVWMTLLFSLLLYTIPLNLYVLFAIGVYFAIALFVAVLRKQPDWQYPRNIVIALCCAVGIACLLYAPVFGEVLHNRFVTSLGLFSLPILTDVTPTMFLFFVSDRFYLIAILALGLTVAIWKKAYRPPFFLLFLTIYAVPFLASFVRGDNYIYRLYVNLVSIFALLVAACCDTVFRIPRLQRYKTPVIALLILGMSGTFILTVHKLERSWAVNITTGQRQLNTYSNWHQYFYDVRGIVRLVRQAEKGRDIPVNVMKKDVDELSMPWYLKRFGVAHTVCASDDAVRFGPDGQAFVITGFPDAVAARLAKTYPGLACRRLNADLRFHNLLECRLPADAGTKK, from the coding sequence GTGACGCCGCAACACCGTCGAAACAATCTGGTCAATCTCCTGTTATCCATCCTTGCAGTCGGACCTTTCCTCTATTACACGCTGGCGCGCTACATCAATCTGGACTTCTGGTACGATGAATTAACGACATTTCTACTCTATGCATGCGTACCACTCAAAAAGACAGTCACGGATTACAGCTTTCCCAACAACCATATTTTTTTAAATATACTCAACAACGTTTATCTATACTGCATCGGCTTGCATGATCTTCACGAGCTGGTCCTGCACCCTTGGGCAATCCGCCTCCTCATGCTGGCCTATGCGCTGATTTTCCTCTTGTTTCTCTTCCTGATCGGCCGCAAGCTCTACGACACGCAAACAGGGATACTGGGCGCCGCCGTGGCCGCGACATCCATTCCCTTCTATAATTTCGCGACGCAGGTGCGTGGCTATATTTTGAGCATGGCCCTGCTGGCGGCAGGCCTGTACTTTGCCATCGACTACGCACAACGCCGAAAAATACGCTCCCTCGTGTGGATGACACTCCTCTTCTCACTGCTTCTCTATACGATACCACTCAACCTATACGTTCTTTTCGCAATCGGCGTCTATTTTGCGATAGCTTTGTTTGTTGCAGTTCTGCGAAAACAACCCGATTGGCAATATCCCCGAAACATCGTCATCGCCCTCTGCTGCGCCGTGGGCATCGCCTGCCTGCTCTACGCACCCGTTTTTGGGGAAGTGCTGCACAACAGGTTCGTCACCTCACTGGGCCTGTTCTCACTGCCCATATTGACCGATGTCACGCCGACAATGTTCCTGTTTTTTGTATCAGACCGTTTTTATCTCATCGCCATTCTCGCACTCGGCCTCACTGTTGCCATCTGGAAAAAGGCCTATCGCCCCCCTTTTTTCCTGCTCTTTCTCACCATATACGCAGTCCCCTTTCTCGCCAGCTTCGTGCGTGGGGATAATTATATCTACCGGCTCTACGTCAATCTCGTCTCCATATTCGCCCTGCTTGTCGCCGCCTGCTGCGACACCGTTTTTCGCATTCCAAGACTGCAACGCTACAAGACGCCCGTCATCGCGCTGCTGATCCTGGGCATGAGCGGCACCTTCATCCTGACGGTCCACAAGCTGGAGCGCTCCTGGGCCGTCAACATCACCACCGGCCAGCGGCAGCTGAACACCTACAGCAACTGGCATCAGTATTTTTACGATGTCCGGGGAATCGTCCGGCTGGTCCGACAAGCCGAGAAGGGCCGGGACATCCCAGTCAATGTCATGAAAAAGGACGTGGATGAACTCTCCATGCCCTGGTATCTGAAACGGTTCGGGGTGGCGCATACGGTGTGCGCCAGCGATGATGCCGTGCGGTTCGGACCGGACGGCCAAGCGTTCGTGATCACCGGGTTTCCCGATGCCGTCGCGGCCCGCCTGGCCAAGACCTACCCCGGCCTTGCCTGCCGCAGGCTCAATGCGGACCTGCGCTTTCACAATCTGCTGGAATGCAGGCTGCCGGCGGATGCCGGGACCAAAAAATAA
- the map gene encoding type I methionyl aminopeptidase yields the protein MTLRSNEDLEKLRAIGAIVRMSLEAMTEAAKPGVTTAELDAVCASVLAAHGAEGSPSKVYNFPGTACISVNDEAVHGIPGPRKLVEGDLVKCDVTAEKDGYVADSAVTVRVGQVDRKADELVRCAQSAFRQGMQAAQPGNRVRDIGKAVEEEVRRWGFDVIKDLCGHGVGRSIHEEPCVPNFCDPRAREKLTEGLVITIEPIIAAGKGRVRVLPDKWTIRTRDRSLSAHYEHTLVVTKDGPLLVTAA from the coding sequence ATGACATTGCGTTCGAATGAAGATTTGGAAAAGTTGCGGGCCATCGGGGCCATTGTCCGTATGAGTCTCGAGGCCATGACCGAGGCAGCCAAGCCCGGCGTGACCACGGCCGAGCTGGACGCCGTCTGCGCCTCCGTGCTGGCCGCCCATGGGGCCGAGGGCTCGCCGTCCAAGGTCTACAACTTCCCGGGGACGGCCTGCATCAGCGTCAACGACGAGGCCGTGCACGGCATCCCGGGACCGCGCAAGCTGGTGGAAGGGGACCTGGTCAAGTGCGACGTCACGGCGGAAAAGGACGGCTATGTGGCCGATTCGGCCGTGACCGTGCGTGTCGGCCAAGTGGACCGCAAGGCGGACGAGCTGGTGCGTTGCGCGCAAAGCGCTTTTCGCCAGGGGATGCAGGCGGCGCAGCCCGGCAATCGCGTCCGGGACATCGGCAAGGCGGTGGAAGAGGAAGTGCGCCGCTGGGGCTTCGACGTGATCAAGGATTTGTGCGGCCACGGCGTGGGGCGCTCGATCCACGAGGAACCCTGCGTGCCCAATTTCTGCGACCCGAGGGCGCGGGAAAAGCTGACCGAGGGGCTTGTCATCACCATCGAGCCCATCATCGCCGCCGGCAAGGGGCGGGTGCGGGTGCTCCCGGACAAGTGGACCATCCGGACAAGGGACCGCAGCCTGTCGGCGCATTACGAACACACCCTGGTCGTGACCAAGGACGGCCCGCTGCTGGTGACGGCGGCGTAA
- a CDS encoding TIR domain-containing protein — protein MKRFVEEVFVTEGVPVFNFVEPSNFNDIYLDIRKPGKPVVIEGQSGTGKTTCIMKIIEKIEATLKPKYIRSRLPESISEVVSLLSTKASGLYIIDDFHRLQKEYQEKLADMAKTAAEQQAGEDYPKLVLIGINQVGSSLIQMVPDIAKRTGIHRILPGDEDSILRLVKKGCAELLIDIKNDKVIFQECRGDYWLAQQLCQSICVMNDVLETVDSVQEIYFDIDLLRKKVVERLNSSYYLAVKEFCRGKRFRSTNDPYYKLLKAVGEQDSSVVDINELANSRPDIRGSINNIKEKRLTTLLGSSSTCYQHFYYNRDTKYFAIEDPAIFYFLKHLDWDRLRRDCGFRDTGKDYEYDFAISFAGENRELAKEISEQLEVFDTRVFIDENYEANFLGKAWHAQFELIFSNTSRLVICLLDQYYKAKIWPTFESECFLPRVADGDVIPIFLDESIFPGIPHDIIGVKYSWDPSNDKWKDEITDKIVYKLMERIG, from the coding sequence ATGAAGCGATTTGTCGAGGAAGTGTTTGTTACGGAAGGGGTTCCTGTATTTAATTTTGTAGAGCCATCTAATTTTAACGATATCTATCTCGACATTAGAAAGCCAGGGAAGCCTGTTGTTATTGAGGGGCAATCTGGTACAGGGAAAACAACATGTATAATGAAGATTATTGAAAAAATTGAGGCAACGTTAAAGCCAAAGTATATTAGATCTCGTCTCCCAGAATCGATTTCAGAAGTGGTTTCGTTATTGAGTACTAAGGCGTCAGGTCTGTATATTATTGACGATTTTCATAGGCTTCAGAAGGAATATCAAGAAAAGCTTGCTGATATGGCGAAGACTGCAGCAGAACAGCAGGCTGGAGAAGATTATCCAAAGTTAGTTCTTATTGGAATTAACCAAGTAGGGTCTAGCTTGATACAGATGGTTCCGGATATTGCAAAAAGAACTGGTATTCACAGGATATTGCCAGGCGACGAGGATTCTATATTAAGGCTTGTAAAAAAAGGATGCGCTGAGCTCTTGATAGATATTAAGAATGATAAGGTTATTTTCCAAGAATGCAGAGGTGATTATTGGCTTGCGCAGCAACTGTGTCAGTCTATTTGTGTTATGAATGATGTTTTGGAAACTGTCGATTCAGTTCAAGAAATTTATTTCGATATTGATTTGCTAAGAAAAAAAGTTGTTGAACGATTGAACTCGTCTTATTATTTGGCTGTAAAAGAATTTTGCAGGGGAAAGAGGTTTAGATCCACAAATGATCCGTACTATAAGTTGCTTAAGGCCGTTGGTGAGCAAGATAGTTCTGTTGTCGATATAAATGAGCTCGCGAACTCAAGGCCAGACATTCGCGGTAGTATAAACAATATAAAAGAAAAAAGACTGACGACGCTGTTGGGGTCAAGTTCAACTTGCTACCAACATTTTTATTATAATAGAGACACTAAGTATTTTGCCATTGAAGATCCTGCTATTTTTTATTTTCTAAAACATCTTGACTGGGATAGGTTGCGTAGAGATTGTGGTTTTAGAGATACGGGCAAAGATTACGAATATGATTTCGCGATTTCTTTTGCAGGTGAGAATAGAGAACTTGCTAAGGAAATTTCTGAACAATTGGAAGTATTCGATACTCGTGTCTTTATAGATGAAAACTACGAAGCAAACTTCTTGGGGAAGGCGTGGCACGCACAATTTGAGCTGATTTTTTCAAATACAAGTAGATTGGTTATCTGCTTGCTCGATCAATATTATAAAGCTAAGATTTGGCCGACCTTCGAAAGTGAGTGCTTTTTGCCGCGAGTTGCTGATGGCGATGTGATACCTATATTTCTTGACGAATCTATTTTCCCAGGAATTCCTCATGATATAATTGGTGTGAAGTATTCGTGGGATCCGTCAAACGACAAATGGAAAGATGAAATCACCGATAAAATAGTTTATAAATTAATGGAGAGGATAGGGTAG
- a CDS encoding polymer-forming cytoskeletal protein: MEKKALSGVDVWRHMGESVIMKRTIRQSGSTLLWMIGALVVLGAVAAGVALMSPSAINQELANNRHQQSYYVALSGINFAKSLTETQLITVDSKTYSIGSGEFTLKVGDKSGTTYPVSSLGSINKGKYGESYYYIGSINITPVAENNIRPTGPTGSISGKEVHIAGIVDGPVIAQISTLSGGSKITGSYILTSTTQELVITGGVTVAVNNGSVVCSNKGVSISGGSSVINGNVYSPGAASSGNGYIKISGGATVNGNLYANNTITLDGASRIYGQSHSQKDIQVVSSIIGTSSKKQNLLSVLTPTIDGWQTIYTDINSQQGIYLKGITLNGNLHYKTLLQTTQYATTWVGSQDHSPTYPTEPLSCDSFDIFTAPKFSATEDKVIRADTTISAGTYYYKSLTTESWPTICLDTSGGDINILVRGRAYIGGKVYIKSKAAEKCKQFDISSSAAAAAAPYIYLYSGEEFTLGGGVDWAGTVVANGDINPGGGSEIVGSLHSINGSINPDNSWYNIKVVGLHD; the protein is encoded by the coding sequence ATGGAAAAGAAAGCCTTGTCAGGGGTTGACGTCTGGAGACACATGGGAGAATCGGTAATTATGAAAAGAACAATCAGGCAGAGTGGTTCGACTCTCCTCTGGATGATCGGGGCGCTTGTGGTGCTTGGCGCTGTCGCGGCCGGAGTCGCGCTGATGAGCCCGTCGGCAATAAATCAAGAATTGGCAAATAATAGGCACCAGCAATCTTATTATGTAGCGTTATCCGGAATAAATTTCGCAAAATCATTGACTGAAACGCAATTGATTACAGTAGACTCAAAAACATATTCTATTGGTTCTGGAGAATTTACATTGAAAGTGGGTGATAAGTCAGGGACAACTTATCCAGTTTCTTCATTAGGATCTATTAATAAAGGGAAATATGGAGAATCTTATTACTATATTGGGTCAATAAATATTACTCCAGTGGCTGAGAATAATATAAGGCCAACAGGACCGACTGGCAGCATTTCAGGGAAGGAGGTCCACATAGCAGGGATAGTGGATGGACCAGTTATAGCTCAGATATCTACGTTATCTGGGGGATCAAAGATAACAGGGTCATATATATTAACGTCTACTACACAAGAACTTGTTATTACTGGTGGCGTTACTGTAGCTGTTAATAACGGATCGGTCGTCTGCTCTAATAAAGGCGTGTCTATTTCTGGTGGGTCATCTGTAATAAATGGGAATGTTTACTCACCAGGGGCAGCATCATCAGGGAATGGTTATATAAAAATATCAGGAGGAGCGACAGTAAATGGGAACCTATATGCCAACAACACTATAACACTTGATGGAGCTTCAAGAATTTATGGCCAATCGCACAGCCAAAAAGATATACAAGTAGTAAGCTCAATAATAGGAACATCGTCAAAAAAACAAAATTTACTTTCTGTTCTTACCCCTACAATTGATGGGTGGCAAACTATATATACAGATATTAACAGCCAGCAAGGCATATATTTGAAAGGAATAACACTAAATGGGAACCTACATTATAAAACTTTGCTACAAACCACACAATACGCGACTACATGGGTAGGCTCTCAAGACCATAGCCCAACATATCCAACCGAGCCTCTATCGTGCGACAGCTTTGATATATTCACTGCCCCTAAATTTTCTGCCACAGAGGACAAAGTTATAAGGGCTGATACGACAATATCAGCAGGAACATACTACTATAAATCATTAACTACTGAAAGCTGGCCTACAATTTGCTTAGATACATCAGGCGGAGATATAAATATATTAGTCCGTGGCAGAGCCTATATAGGTGGTAAAGTTTATATAAAATCAAAAGCTGCAGAGAAATGTAAGCAGTTCGATATATCGAGTTCTGCAGCAGCCGCTGCAGCCCCATATATTTATCTGTACTCTGGAGAAGAATTTACTTTAGGTGGTGGTGTAGATTGGGCAGGAACAGTTGTCGCAAATGGAGATATAAACCCTGGCGGTGGTTCTGAAATTGTTGGGTCTCTTCATAGCATAAATGGCTCAATAAACCCGGACAATTCCTGGTACAACATAAAGGTCGTCGGATTGCATGATTGA
- a CDS encoding 3-hydroxyacyl-CoA dehydrogenase, protein METTNIGIRNFPVELRKQAKIAALKEGINLQEWFIKAVQEKLERDAKK, encoded by the coding sequence ATGGAAACAACCAACATTGGAATCAGAAACTTCCCTGTCGAGCTTCGCAAGCAAGCGAAGATCGCTGCCTTGAAGGAGGGAATTAACCTACAGGAATGGTTTATTAAAGCTGTACAGGAGAAGTTGGAAAGAGACGCCAAGAAGTAA